Sequence from the Microbacterium faecale genome:
ATCGCGTCGTTCAGAGCCCCTGTCCGGCCTCCCACAGACGCTCGGTCTGACCACGGAGAAGCGCGTCGAGCTGTATCGCCTGGGCATCGGTGAGCGACGAGACGTAGTCGATGATCCCGCGGCCGACCGACCAGCGCTGCAGCTCGGCGTCGTTCTGCGTCGTCAGGAGATCGGGCCGCGCTTTGCGAGCTTGGAAGTAGTCCTCGGTCGCCAGGTCGACGAGGTCGAGCAGGCGTCGCGGCGCCCTTCTGACGTCGTACGGGTCGTCCAGCCAGGCCGTCAGCCCGTCGACCAGGCGTTCGAGCACGCTCGCCTGCCCACGCTGGTACACGGCGAGATCGGGCCGGTCGAGGATGAATCGCTCGTGCAGGAACTTCAGCACGGCAACCTCGTGCCAGGCCGTGCGATCGAGGCTGACGTGGCCCGAGCGGTGCGCGGGGTCGCGGTGCACCTCGATCGACGACTGCAGGTGGTGGATCCATTCGGTCGTGAAGCGCGCGAGCGAGCGGTCGGCGGCGAGGGACCCGTCGAACGGCACGGTGAGCAGGCCCTCGATGACCTCGTCGTTCACGCGCGCAACCGCCGCGTCGAACGCGTCGGCATCGGCGATCCACGGATCGCGGTCGGCGAGGCGTCGCCAGAGCAGCTCGAGCGCGTGGCCGGGCACCCTCGGCTGCGCCGCGAGCGCGGCAGAGTCGAGAGTGCGCAGATTCGCGACCTCACGGCGCCACGCGTGGAACTCGCCAGCGATCGTGGCTTGATTGAGGAGCCCCGCGCGATAGAAGTCGTCGAGATCGTGGAGCGAATAGGCGATGTCGTCGGCGATGTCCATCACCGAGCACTCGAGCGTCTGCTGTCCGCTGTCGATCGCGGGATATGCGCCGAGCGCATCCTCGGCGTCATGCAGGTCTACGGCGTACATCGAGTACTTGCCGCTCGCGGCCCCGCGGCGCGTTCCGCCGTCGCCGCGCAGCCACGGGTACTTCAGCACCGCCGCACGGACGGCGCGCGTGAGGTTCAGTCCGACGCCGGGCGTGTTGTGTTCGTCGAGACGTGCCAGGATCCGGTACGTCTGCGCGTTTCCCTCGAAGCCCTCGGTCAGCTGGAAGCGTCCGCGCGCCAGTCGGTCGAGCGTCTGCTCTCCGAGATGACCGAACGGCGGGTGTCCGACGTCGTGCGCCGCCGACGCCGCCTGGACGACGACCGGATGGCAGCCGCCGAGGTCGGCGACGACCTCGCCCATGGCGCCCTCGTCGCGGTGAAGGTGCATGGCGATGGCGCGCGCGACGGC
This genomic interval carries:
- a CDS encoding deoxyguanosinetriphosphate triphosphohydrolase family protein translates to MMSHDPRTGRRAEEALDEFQLAEDNPHFRVDIERIRFSPYFSRLSAVTQVIAQTGAGLAVHNRLTHSVKVSAVARAIAMHLHRDEGAMGEVVADLGGCHPVVVQAASAAHDVGHPPFGHLGEQTLDRLARGRFQLTEGFEGNAQTYRILARLDEHNTPGVGLNLTRAVRAAVLKYPWLRGDGGTRRGAASGKYSMYAVDLHDAEDALGAYPAIDSGQQTLECSVMDIADDIAYSLHDLDDFYRAGLLNQATIAGEFHAWRREVANLRTLDSAALAAQPRVPGHALELLWRRLADRDPWIADADAFDAAVARVNDEVIEGLLTVPFDGSLAADRSLARFTTEWIHHLQSSIEVHRDPAHRSGHVSLDRTAWHEVAVLKFLHERFILDRPDLAVYQRGQASVLERLVDGLTAWLDDPYDVRRAPRRLLDLVDLATEDYFQARKARPDLLTTQNDAELQRWSVGRGIIDYVSSLTDAQAIQLDALLRGQTERLWEAGQGL